The following coding sequences lie in one Vibrio spartinae genomic window:
- a CDS encoding helix-turn-helix transcriptional regulator, whose amino-acid sequence MNDSDYKDFFDKYILALNIPYYSIFFLDTLTTTHAISNMSHKWLDEFLALKMDLNSDIIIKSHHKLTPFIWTIGDIKNRKLLNLATSYNITMAATFIIKSKTKTILFNLYPGDDREKFLSIFNSQKSKIQFDLLSYFDDILLDEFNIKISDRELDVLNYLKIGKTNEEVALILGIKERTVRFHCHNILDKFNANSIKYVIFKATKLGII is encoded by the coding sequence ATGAATGATTCAGACTATAAAGATTTTTTTGATAAATATATACTAGCATTAAATATCCCTTACTATTCCATATTTTTTCTTGATACATTAACAACAACTCATGCGATTTCGAATATGTCTCATAAATGGTTAGATGAGTTTCTGGCTCTAAAAATGGATCTAAATAGCGACATCATCATTAAGTCACACCATAAATTGACTCCCTTCATTTGGACTATTGGAGATATAAAAAATAGAAAGTTATTAAATTTAGCCACTAGCTATAACATTACAATGGCTGCAACTTTTATTATAAAATCAAAAACTAAAACCATTCTGTTTAATCTATACCCAGGGGATGATCGAGAAAAATTTCTTTCAATTTTTAATTCCCAAAAATCAAAAATTCAGTTTGATTTACTTAGTTATTTTGATGATATTTTATTAGATGAATTTAATATTAAAATTTCTGATAGAGAATTAGATGTATTAAACTATCTTAAAATAGGAAAGACAAATGAAGAAGTTGCTTTGATATTGGGAATAAAAGAGAGAACCGTAAGGTTTCACTGTCATAATATATTGGATAAATTCAATGCAAATTCGATAAAATATGTAATATTTAAAGCGACTAAGTTAGGTATTATATAA
- a CDS encoding hemagglutinin repeat-containing protein, translating into MPIGPQSNIQSSITATNHLTINAAQTNNSVMSGGVTPPPMSAQPTGATTGVLQPTTSHGRQVMPSELLPQGLDQLFIISTEPDSHYVIETDPIFTDKAQFLGSDYFRSQVNYNPAQAVKFLGDAYYDTRIITQMIFEQTGKRYLNQSVGSDTEQMAQLMDNAAKEQQSLALTVGHALTAEQVANLTHDILWYEYTEVGGQTVLAPRLYLAKARVNDISNGALLAGNRVDINTGTLANERGDIQADTTLSVDAQGNIINKSGTIVGDNVSLTSAQGSLINSTEFQTDTYLDDWVDTHVGRLGSIRAGNDLTIGVGKDIVNQGAALQAANNLSLNAGENVEFSAIQKDKRRVFYQNGGVDITQSIRHQGASAQANHVEVNAGQDITLSRAHISATNDATLTAKGNVNVLAVNDSDYSYSKHTHKKSFGRSKTTIHESLKETVRGSSIAAGGEITIKAQKYTKAKLAGGDSDIQVVGSNLNAGDTINLSADGDVILAAQQYREYEYNQTIKKGFGGLSGSNRGNLDDATLLEGANTIAASHININSGNDIGVIASTVSAGGDVNMQALDEVLVTADNILRQTQQWDEKSSFLSGGHLMEMSSDREGMQSSTAQGSQIASHGNVNIQGGSIALVGSDVVAGEDTVLKADTGHLDIRSAQNRIHQTSQHKKISVDIPIFEMLSHPESALQITDGQIRLQIGKATYDQVDNQTTATTQTGSNVLANNDVSLSAANDLTVMGSRIAADQDGSGAGDLSLAADNILIQEAKETEQTQSKEVHAKAAASLVVQHQSVEVAKAVKGVQEATKALKQAKQDYQQYKKQLASLQGTLATLQADYAAKKPGVNFEDIEELQDLVSDLKGDEAWYAAGIALAAENVTSKTTLLYKQSHAAVNSITSGAFGFDAGLHLDIDADKQNSQSQRVTSVGSQLSGQNVTIEAGHQAGQSATVQGSVIHADDTLAVSGNQVSLLASDEQSSNTNGSESAHVGASVTLFGANSGINLDASYSRNETVSNSQTHTNSVLSGDHIQITSDGNTDVNGADVAADEQLDMSVGGDLNVASVQNRYSSTNHGGSVSGGVGLSGGDVGQGGAVSGFDHAGNLQGVNSGVNLSNGRSHSRETVLTHITSGGDANITVGGNTDIKGATIATVNEDGSDAGKLNLKTDTLSYTDLSNTGYTSSRNAGVSSSVSIGPDKDGATQIDASRNSSRYQYTNQSGYHKSKTLATVGQGVLRIEDTHHSDDTERLNRDVEHTEKDLYSVDRQQGNVDVTVDHRWLSETGQNEIAEDIQRNKLAGKSLVDIALEDSVTLSNALEHVDVVQKELDVEMLVASRNGESTVRLNHLNTATAAQKQQAINDYAAAYAQVFDISIESALVIAVDKSMGGAHYMGQNGSNIVINDAAMKNAQAYMRTLAHEVTHGLTAQGAVSDKGSSSLNEEYSDLIGGYAEDNFAFALEHAGLGDLNPGDVNSHIGNGSVLTQNNWNTIKDVPVSQLDFEIVRDGGYKNFSQLVQSEPRLNEMTLGQMNALLDNVTYLMTYGDGVANSPAAASEKMAYVVEKLQQQGTDPRVIQFLKDNTSRMSDIIGPDREQYHALGRALINVTTMGVADMIRDPSTSERVRAIQEVWDNAFTAAGVPSAGIGLASLGADIAQLLGKKGVAQLSKEEFIATAKAWDVDITQASKQEMDGLYQSYAQASGKLDSAVVDSKSVPKSLGGNGSSVVEGEFDGQSAAQGAIDNTEQAINLQRGVKGDWNKMANNPEPDSHYQFENGYSYKTDSDGRVNSVEADLKLDPWDRNTYQQKVSGRECRSPDDCGGHLIASMFGGPGEGINLVPMNGKLNGSGGEWYKLETQWRNILGKGGSVKVKVEPIYSGKSKRPDTFKVRYSANSGKTITRILQNTPTGE; encoded by the coding sequence GTGCCGATTGGCCCCCAGTCGAATATTCAGTCGTCCATTACTGCAACCAATCATTTAACGATCAATGCTGCCCAAACGAATAACTCGGTGATGAGTGGTGGTGTTACTCCGCCACCGATGAGTGCTCAACCGACAGGCGCGACAACGGGTGTCTTACAACCCACCACAAGTCACGGCAGACAGGTGATGCCATCGGAGCTCTTGCCTCAGGGACTTGATCAGTTATTTATTATTTCAACAGAGCCAGATAGTCACTATGTCATAGAGACTGATCCCATTTTTACGGATAAAGCGCAATTTTTGGGGTCGGACTATTTCAGAAGTCAGGTGAATTATAATCCTGCTCAAGCAGTGAAGTTTCTCGGTGATGCGTATTATGATACACGAATCATCACTCAAATGATTTTTGAGCAAACAGGAAAGCGTTATCTGAATCAGAGTGTCGGAAGTGATACTGAGCAGATGGCGCAGTTGATGGATAACGCTGCCAAAGAGCAGCAATCACTCGCGCTCACGGTCGGTCATGCACTGACGGCCGAGCAGGTGGCAAATTTAACCCATGACATTCTCTGGTATGAATATACAGAAGTCGGCGGACAAACAGTATTAGCCCCTCGATTGTATCTGGCGAAAGCACGAGTGAATGATATTTCAAATGGTGCGTTACTGGCTGGTAACCGGGTTGATATCAACACCGGGACATTAGCCAATGAGCGCGGTGATATTCAGGCCGATACAACACTGTCTGTTGACGCCCAAGGCAATATCATTAATAAAAGTGGCACGATTGTCGGTGATAATGTCTCTCTAACCAGTGCTCAGGGCAGCCTCATCAATTCGACCGAATTTCAAACGGATACCTATCTGGATGACTGGGTTGATACACATGTGGGCAGGCTTGGTTCAATACGCGCCGGCAATGACCTGACTATTGGTGTCGGCAAAGATATCGTCAATCAGGGCGCAGCGCTTCAGGCCGCGAATAATCTGTCTCTCAATGCGGGAGAGAATGTTGAATTTAGCGCAATCCAAAAGGATAAGCGCAGAGTGTTCTATCAAAATGGTGGGGTTGATATTACCCAATCGATTCGCCATCAGGGCGCATCGGCTCAGGCTAACCATGTAGAAGTCAACGCCGGGCAGGATATTACATTGTCCCGGGCACATATCAGCGCAACCAATGATGCAACACTGACGGCTAAAGGTAATGTCAATGTCCTTGCGGTAAACGATAGCGATTATTCGTATTCCAAGCATACCCATAAAAAATCGTTCGGCCGTTCGAAAACCACTATTCATGAAAGCCTGAAAGAAACCGTCCGCGGTAGCTCGATTGCCGCCGGTGGTGAGATCACTATCAAGGCACAAAAATATACCAAAGCCAAGCTGGCCGGTGGCGACAGTGATATTCAGGTGGTCGGCTCGAACCTCAATGCCGGGGATACTATCAACCTCAGTGCCGACGGCGATGTGATTCTGGCTGCGCAGCAGTACCGTGAATACGAATACAACCAGACCATCAAAAAAGGCTTCGGCGGCCTGAGTGGCAGTAACCGCGGTAATCTGGACGATGCGACGCTGCTCGAAGGTGCCAACACCATCGCGGCCAGCCATATCAATATCAACTCCGGTAACGATATCGGGGTGATCGCCAGTACCGTCAGTGCCGGTGGTGATGTCAACATGCAGGCGCTGGATGAAGTGTTGGTGACCGCAGATAACATCCTGCGCCAAACTCAGCAGTGGGATGAAAAGAGCAGCTTCCTCAGTGGCGGACATCTGATGGAGATGTCCTCAGATCGCGAAGGGATGCAAAGCAGTACCGCACAGGGCAGCCAGATCGCCTCACACGGCAACGTTAACATTCAGGGCGGCAGTATCGCACTGGTGGGCTCCGATGTCGTCGCTGGTGAAGATACGGTCTTGAAAGCGGATACCGGTCATCTGGATATTCGTTCGGCACAGAATCGTATTCACCAGACCTCACAGCATAAGAAAATCAGTGTGGATATACCGATTTTTGAGATGCTGAGTCACCCCGAATCGGCGCTGCAAATTACCGATGGTCAAATTCGGCTGCAAATTGGTAAAGCGACCTATGATCAGGTGGATAACCAGACAACAGCTACGACGCAGACAGGCTCGAATGTTCTTGCCAACAATGATGTATCACTCAGTGCAGCCAACGACCTGACGGTGATGGGCAGCCGGATCGCGGCAGACCAAGATGGCAGCGGTGCAGGTGATTTGAGTTTGGCAGCAGACAATATCCTGATACAGGAAGCCAAAGAGACCGAGCAGACCCAGAGTAAAGAAGTTCACGCTAAAGCTGCAGCCAGTCTCGTGGTTCAGCATCAGTCTGTTGAAGTGGCGAAGGCGGTCAAAGGCGTTCAGGAAGCAACTAAAGCCCTGAAACAGGCCAAGCAAGATTATCAACAGTACAAAAAACAACTGGCGTCACTGCAAGGTACGCTGGCGACGCTGCAAGCTGACTATGCAGCGAAAAAGCCGGGGGTTAATTTTGAGGATATCGAGGAACTACAAGACCTTGTCTCAGACCTCAAGGGGGATGAAGCGTGGTATGCCGCTGGCATTGCGCTGGCTGCGGAGAATGTCACTTCAAAAACCACGCTCTTGTACAAACAAAGTCATGCTGCGGTAAACAGTATCACTTCCGGGGCGTTTGGTTTTGATGCCGGGCTGCATCTGGATATTGATGCCGACAAACAAAACAGTCAGTCACAGCGGGTGACGTCGGTCGGCTCTCAATTGTCGGGGCAGAATGTCACCATTGAGGCGGGTCACCAAGCCGGACAGTCAGCGACGGTTCAGGGCTCAGTCATTCATGCGGATGACACCCTTGCTGTCAGTGGCAATCAGGTGAGCCTGCTGGCGTCGGATGAGCAAAGCAGCAACACCAATGGCAGCGAGTCCGCGCATGTCGGTGCTTCGGTGACGCTATTCGGGGCGAACAGCGGGATTAACCTTGATGCCAGCTATAGCCGCAATGAGACTGTATCTAACAGTCAGACCCACACCAACAGTGTGTTGAGTGGCGATCATATTCAAATTACCTCGGACGGTAATACCGATGTGAACGGTGCCGACGTTGCGGCAGATGAGCAACTGGATATGTCTGTTGGCGGTGACCTGAATGTGGCTTCGGTACAGAACCGTTACAGCAGCACCAATCACGGCGGCTCTGTCAGTGGTGGAGTGGGCCTCTCCGGTGGGGATGTCGGTCAAGGCGGTGCTGTGAGCGGTTTTGACCATGCCGGGAACTTACAGGGCGTGAATAGCGGTGTGAACCTCTCAAACGGGCGTTCACATAGCCGGGAAACCGTGCTGACCCATATTACTTCCGGCGGTGATGCCAATATCACCGTGGGTGGTAATACCGATATCAAGGGCGCGACGATTGCGACGGTGAATGAAGACGGCAGTGACGCAGGAAAGCTCAATCTGAAAACAGACACGTTGAGCTATACCGACCTGAGTAATACCGGTTATACCAGCAGCCGCAATGCAGGTGTCAGCTCGAGTGTCAGTATCGGCCCGGATAAGGATGGTGCGACTCAAATAGACGCGTCCCGTAATTCATCGAGATATCAGTACACCAATCAAAGCGGTTATCACAAGAGCAAAACGTTGGCGACGGTCGGACAGGGCGTGCTGCGTATCGAGGACACACACCACAGTGATGATACCGAGCGTCTGAACCGGGATGTCGAGCATACCGAGAAAGACCTGTACTCAGTGGACCGTCAGCAGGGCAACGTTGATGTCACGGTTGACCACCGGTGGCTGAGTGAGACCGGTCAGAATGAGATTGCTGAGGATATACAGCGGAACAAATTGGCTGGGAAATCTTTGGTGGATATCGCTTTAGAGGATTCGGTCACACTGAGTAATGCGCTTGAGCATGTCGATGTTGTTCAGAAAGAGCTTGATGTTGAAATGCTGGTCGCCAGCCGTAATGGTGAGTCTACAGTTCGTCTGAATCATCTGAATACAGCGACGGCCGCCCAGAAACAGCAGGCAATTAATGATTACGCTGCGGCGTACGCACAGGTTTTCGATATCAGTATAGAAAGTGCGCTTGTGATTGCTGTCGATAAGTCGATGGGGGGCGCGCATTACATGGGGCAAAACGGCAGCAATATCGTGATTAACGATGCGGCTATGAAAAATGCTCAGGCTTATATGCGGACGCTTGCCCATGAGGTGACACATGGGTTGACTGCTCAGGGAGCCGTCTCTGACAAAGGAAGCTCGTCACTGAATGAGGAATATTCTGACCTGATTGGTGGCTATGCCGAGGATAACTTTGCTTTTGCGCTGGAGCATGCCGGGCTGGGTGACCTGAATCCGGGAGATGTGAACAGCCATATTGGTAATGGTTCGGTTCTGACACAGAACAACTGGAATACCATTAAAGATGTTCCGGTAAGCCAATTAGATTTTGAGATTGTCAGAGATGGCGGTTACAAAAATTTCTCCCAATTAGTGCAGTCCGAGCCTCGTTTGAATGAGATGACATTAGGGCAGATGAATGCGTTGCTTGATAATGTCACTTATCTGATGACTTATGGTGATGGTGTTGCTAATTCACCAGCAGCGGCTTCTGAGAAAATGGCTTACGTTGTTGAAAAGCTGCAACAGCAGGGAACGGATCCGAGAGTCATTCAATTCCTGAAAGATAATACATCCAGAATGTCAGACATTATCGGTCCAGATCGTGAACAATATCATGCGTTAGGGAGAGCATTGATCAATGTCACGACTATGGGTGTGGCAGATATGATTCGGGATCCGTCAACCAGTGAGCGAGTGCGGGCAATTCAGGAAGTCTGGGATAATGCATTTACAGCGGCAGGAGTCCCTTCAGCTGGAATCGGGCTTGCAAGTTTAGGAGCAGATATCGCCCAGTTATTGGGTAAGAAAGGCGTCGCGCAATTAAGCAAAGAGGAGTTTATTGCCACGGCAAAAGCTTGGGATGTGGATATCACTCAAGCGTCGAAGCAAGAAATGGATGGTCTATATCAGTCGTATGCGCAGGCGAGTGGGAAGCTGGATAGTGCCGTTGTTGATAGTAAATCTGTGCCGAAGTCTTTGGGAGGTAATGGGTCGTCGGTTGTTGAAGGGGAGTTTGATGGACAATCTGCTGCACAAGGGGCCATAGATAACACAGAGCAAGCTATAAATTTACAGCGGGGAGTGAAAGGTGATTGGAATAAGATGGCTAACAACCCGGAGCCAGATTCACACTATCAATTTGAAAATGGTTATAGTTATAAAACTGATTCCGATGGACGAGTGAATTCGGTGGAAGCAGATCTCAAATTAGATCCTTGGGATCGTAACACTTACCAGCAAAAAGTTTCTGGTCGAGAGTGTCGGAGCCCGGATGATTGCGGTGGACATTTGATTGCCTCTATGTTTGGTGGTCCCGGTGAGGGGATCAATTTGGTACCCATGAATGGAAAATTAAACGGTTCTGGTGGTGAGTGGTACAAACTTGAAACACAATGGCGTAATATTCTTGGTAAAGGAGGCTCTGTGAAAGTGAAGGTAGAGCCGATATATTCAGGTAAGAGTAAGAGACCTGATACTTTTAAAGTTAGGTATTCGGCTAACAGTGGTAAGACAATTACCCGTATACTGCAAAATACTCCTACAGGTGAATAA
- a CDS encoding immunity protein YezG family protein has product MTDDQKIYAEIGRSLWNIMPHTASEIYFYGDIFPKSKGCTTEFKLKKDSSISWFKFGENPEDVELFILSKAELLQKTEPYKQEPWTHFKATLTEAGKFKMDFAYIPEDDSWPGLFMKRVSELSLEEAEEKYIPEEEWKKCVDKYGS; this is encoded by the coding sequence ATGACAGACGACCAAAAAATATATGCAGAAATAGGAAGATCTCTTTGGAATATAATGCCTCATACAGCCTCGGAGATTTATTTTTATGGTGATATTTTTCCTAAATCAAAAGGTTGTACAACTGAGTTTAAGTTAAAAAAAGATAGCTCAATTTCTTGGTTTAAGTTTGGTGAAAATCCAGAGGATGTTGAGCTATTTATTCTTAGCAAGGCTGAACTATTACAAAAAACTGAACCGTATAAACAAGAGCCTTGGACACATTTTAAAGCGACATTGACAGAAGCTGGTAAATTTAAGATGGACTTTGCGTATATACCAGAAGATGATTCCTGGCCAGGCTTGTTTATGAAACGGGTCAGTGAATTGAGTTTGGAAGAAGCAGAAGAAAAATATATACCAGAGGAAGAGTGGAAGAAATGCGTCGATAAATACGGTTCCTGA
- a CDS encoding beta-ketoacyl-[acyl-carrier-protein] synthase family protein: MDKVKVAVTGLGIVNSAGLNVEESWANVLQGNPMAKIDERLDGLSVNWSCPIVGFNERSSIDPKLMWRIDKFVQYLLEASNEAIADSQLDINESYSKGTRVGVVVGNSLGGVETLEKSHSKFLEKGESGAKASMIPAVMGNMGAAQIACLLGIKGPVITINTACASGGDSIGIAKNLIETGKCDSVIVGCSEAPITPLIVSSFNRLRALSTNSDLKHSSRPFDQERDGFVISEGAGVLIVENEKMAKARNAFIYGYISGYGTSNDAYHVTTPAPEGDGLKRAVQMALEDAGLSANKIDSINAHGTSTHLNDETEGIVFKSIFPHRPVVTSTKGVTGHSLGATGAVEAIYSVLSLSQQRIPMVSGLVNPDSSIDLNLATETIDRAHIRNILSSSVGFGGQNSVIIFSKK, from the coding sequence GTGGACAAAGTGAAAGTAGCAGTAACCGGGCTAGGCATTGTGAATTCAGCTGGCTTAAATGTCGAAGAAAGTTGGGCGAACGTATTACAAGGTAACCCCATGGCAAAGATAGATGAGCGGCTTGACGGTCTTTCTGTTAATTGGAGTTGTCCCATAGTTGGCTTCAATGAGCGTTCATCTATTGATCCTAAATTGATGTGGAGAATTGATAAATTTGTTCAATATTTACTGGAAGCCAGCAACGAGGCCATAGCTGATTCTCAATTAGATATAAATGAAAGTTATTCAAAAGGAACAAGGGTTGGTGTTGTCGTTGGAAATTCATTAGGCGGTGTAGAAACTCTTGAAAAGAGCCATTCCAAATTTCTTGAGAAAGGTGAGAGTGGTGCTAAAGCATCGATGATACCAGCTGTGATGGGGAATATGGGGGCTGCACAGATCGCATGTTTACTTGGAATCAAAGGTCCTGTTATTACGATTAATACCGCTTGTGCTTCTGGAGGAGATTCTATCGGTATAGCGAAAAATCTTATAGAAACAGGTAAATGCGATTCGGTAATTGTTGGCTGTAGTGAAGCCCCAATTACCCCCTTGATTGTCTCATCATTTAATAGATTAAGGGCTTTATCAACAAACTCAGATTTAAAACATTCTTCACGACCATTTGATCAGGAACGGGATGGATTTGTTATATCAGAAGGTGCTGGGGTACTAATCGTTGAAAATGAAAAGATGGCAAAAGCAAGGAACGCTTTCATTTATGGATACATTAGTGGTTATGGAACTTCTAATGATGCTTATCATGTTACCACTCCTGCCCCTGAAGGGGATGGTTTAAAAAGAGCGGTTCAAATGGCGTTAGAGGATGCTGGTTTATCAGCCAATAAAATAGACAGTATTAACGCTCATGGCACATCTACGCACTTAAATGATGAAACTGAAGGAATAGTGTTTAAGTCGATTTTTCCTCATCGTCCCGTAGTGACATCTACGAAGGGAGTTACAGGACATAGTTTGGGCGCAACTGGCGCGGTAGAAGCAATCTATTCAGTTTTATCACTTTCACAACAGAGGATTCCTATGGTTAGCGGTTTAGTTAATCCGGATTCCAGCATTGATCTTAATCTAGCTACGGAGACCATAGATAGAGCACATATAAGAAACATTTTAAGTAGCTCAGTTGGTTTCGGTGGACAAAACTCAGTAATTATCTTTTCAAAAAAATAG
- a CDS encoding AfsA-related hotdog domain-containing protein: MESIGKLTHICNDRQIYIQNIKSTDTNTFEFTIKNPLSHFHFNDFYWSQDRIDPLYLLECCRQAETFIAHKYFNVGFEEKFIFNCFSLSLREQNSLLLLKHGEIKGCIYSEMSTNACTRMRNNVYVFTIFVSNIEVCAITLSASYLKKHVYQKIRNLNFLRKNLEFNLDDNVNCKLVGYMNQLNSIISLNNKNKASIVINKNNPIYFDHKQDHITGMNIVEGCRQFSFYCVKDKFPNKLDIFEIDEINSEFFSFVELYAEAVIILKELIVIANKIKLIFSIEQESKTKCSVSVVLRIKEN; encoded by the coding sequence ATGGAAAGTATTGGTAAATTAACTCATATCTGTAACGATAGGCAGATTTACATTCAAAACATAAAGTCTACAGACACTAACACATTTGAATTTACCATAAAAAATCCGTTAAGCCATTTCCATTTTAATGACTTTTACTGGTCTCAAGATCGTATTGATCCTCTGTATTTACTGGAATGCTGTCGTCAGGCAGAGACCTTTATAGCTCATAAATACTTTAATGTTGGATTTGAAGAAAAGTTTATTTTCAATTGTTTTTCGTTATCTTTGCGTGAACAAAATAGTCTTCTATTATTAAAACATGGAGAAATAAAGGGTTGTATTTACTCAGAAATGAGTACAAACGCTTGTACAAGAATGCGAAATAATGTGTATGTTTTCACAATATTCGTAAGTAACATCGAAGTTTGCGCTATTACTTTGTCTGCTTCCTATTTAAAAAAACATGTGTATCAAAAAATACGCAATTTAAATTTTCTTAGAAAAAACCTTGAATTTAATCTAGATGATAATGTGAATTGCAAATTAGTAGGATATATGAATCAATTAAATTCAATAATATCCTTAAATAATAAAAATAAAGCGTCTATAGTTATTAATAAAAACAACCCCATATATTTTGACCATAAACAAGATCATATAACAGGGATGAATATAGTAGAAGGGTGTAGACAATTTTCTTTTTATTGTGTAAAAGATAAATTCCCAAATAAATTAGATATTTTTGAGATCGATGAAATTAATTCTGAATTTTTTAGTTTTGTGGAACTGTATGCAGAAGCTGTTATTATCCTTAAAGAATTAATCGTTATAGCAAACAAAATTAAATTAATTTTTTCTATTGAACAAGAAAGTAAAACTAAGTGTTCAGTATCAGTTGTTTTAAGAATTAAGGAAAATTAA
- a CDS encoding phosphopantetheine-binding protein produces the protein MNNNENIVVGILKEELGFLEIEDFGITFDEMGLDSIALIELKCELSIRSGISEDTLSVKCNDTINTISNQLSEMTEAA, from the coding sequence ATGAATAATAATGAAAATATTGTAGTTGGAATATTAAAAGAAGAATTAGGATTTTTAGAGATTGAAGATTTTGGTATTACTTTTGATGAAATGGGGCTTGATTCAATTGCGTTAATTGAACTCAAATGTGAACTATCTATCCGTTCTGGAATTTCAGAAGACACCTTAAGTGTTAAATGCAATGACACAATTAACACAATCAGCAACCAGTTATCCGAAATGACAGAGGCTGCATAG
- a CDS encoding HAD family hydrolase, whose protein sequence is MNNLKKIKLFAIDSDGVLLNDTYSPVIKQFVEKRGIEYTADIERHVWGSPQVVAGHNMALACKLPYSGEATIKSFFKERDLYLKSHPVEVMEGIEHSLALLKETGAKIVCYGGRNKEYSFDKFLHQFKGYFDLEIPYVDINAFRPGVYEIAHDIFGYNFDEVVYFDDINRVAEVCKAFKAGFIGVPANQSHNFQKAEMEKNNVKFMVDKFSELNESIINDVDCLLAQGSFWD, encoded by the coding sequence ATGAACAATCTAAAAAAAATAAAGTTATTTGCAATTGATTCTGATGGTGTCTTACTTAATGACACTTACAGTCCAGTGATTAAACAGTTCGTGGAGAAAAGAGGCATTGAATATACAGCAGATATCGAAAGACATGTATGGGGTTCTCCTCAGGTTGTTGCGGGACACAATATGGCATTAGCCTGCAAGCTTCCTTATTCCGGTGAAGCTACGATTAAGTCGTTTTTTAAAGAGCGTGATTTATACCTTAAATCTCATCCAGTAGAAGTTATGGAAGGCATTGAACACTCATTGGCACTTCTTAAAGAAACTGGTGCGAAAATTGTCTGCTATGGAGGCAGAAACAAAGAATACAGTTTTGATAAATTTCTTCATCAATTTAAAGGCTATTTTGATCTTGAAATTCCTTATGTTGATATTAATGCGTTTCGACCAGGCGTGTATGAAATTGCTCATGATATTTTTGGCTATAATTTCGATGAGGTTGTTTATTTCGATGATATAAATCGAGTGGCCGAAGTTTGTAAAGCATTTAAAGCTGGATTCATCGGGGTTCCTGCTAATCAGTCTCATAATTTTCAGAAAGCCGAAATGGAAAAAAATAACGTGAAGTTTATGGTTGATAAGTTTTCAGAATTAAATGAAAGCATTATAAATGATGTAGATTGTTTGTTGGCACAGGGGAGTTTCTGGGACTAA